The genomic interval ACAACCACAGATATTTCACCAACCACGAACGCAAAGAAATGTACATAGCCCCCGATACGTTATCCTTTACCGCCGACGAAAGTGCGGCAGTAAAAATAGCCGTAGTCATGACCGATGCCAACGGAATAGACATCGTAAGCGCCAAAGACATCGTGTTTTCCGCGGAAAACGATCTCAAAATCAAAGGCAAAACCATCTCCATAGAAGCAGGCGCCCCGGGAAGTCAACCTGCAGCAGGCGCAACACCTCCCGGACTCTATCTAAACACAGGGCTCGCCAGCATCATCCTGAAAGAAGATATCACCAACATCTACGGAAAGCCGGTAAAACTCGAAGGCACCAACAAAGCCCCATGTCCGCAGCCGGAAGAAGTCGAAGAAGATGCCGAAGAAGGAGAAAGTGGGCTGACCGCCGAAGACTGGAAAGACATTGGATTAGCAGTTGTAGGCTGTATCCCAATCGTAGGATCGGTCGTAGCAGTCGGAGAAGCATTGTCAGAAGCCTACGATGGAAATTACGTAGATGCAGGCATATCTTTGGCAGGCGTCATACCCTTTGCTGGCACTGTCGGAAAAGTAGCGAAATTTGCGAAAAAAGGTAAGATAGCAGGAAAGATCGCTAAAGCACTTAATGTTGGGAAAAAACTAAAAAAAGGGTTTAAAGGTAAAAAAACACGTCTGCCGTTTGGAAAGATGAAGACCAAAGGCAAACGTGTCCAGGCTAATACGAATAAGGTGACAAAGGATGCAGCGGGGAAGATTGCTGATGCTAAGGAGAAAGCTAAAAAATTTAAATTCGGAAAATATCTTAAAAGTAAAATTGGTGGACCACCTGCCGGAATGAAGAATCCGCATGCACATCATATTTTGTTTAAAGAAGGATTAGGAAAAGCTCAGAAGAAATTGGTTAAAGAAGGGCAAAAGATACTGAAAAAATATGATATCGATCCAATTTATGGGGTTGAAAATTTAGTTTGGGCACCAAATGGAGTAAAAGGTCAGCATGATATTAAAGCTCTCAAGAATGTTGTTGATAAACTTAAAGAAGCTGATATGCTTGGTGGAACAAAACAACATATTGTTGAAACGTTAAAAGAACTAGGTAACCAAGCTGCAAAAAGAGGAGGAACATAAATGGATATGCATACTGCTAAGGATATACTTGGAGCTGTTGAAGCAGGTGATTGTGGAAAAGTCTCTAATTTAATTGGTTCAAATAAAGAACATTTCGATTTTACTACTAGTGTATTTGGGACATGGTTACATGTTGCAGCAAAAAGAGGAAAACTCAATATGGTTAAATATCTTGTAGAGTTAGGAATGGATGTAAATAAGCGTGGGGGCATTTCTGATAGTTATGCTATAAATCAAGCTATTACGTATGGTCATATCGAGATTGTAAGATATTTATTGTCTTGTGGTGCAAAGTTAGATGTCGGCGATCCTGTGAGAAATCCCCTGTTTGATGCTATTACTGATGGACATGTAGAAATTGCTAAATTTTTAATAGATAGTGGAATTGATATTCATGTAAAATATGAAAATGGTAGAGACGCACTTGCTTATGCAATTGAAAGAGGAGAAAACGAGATTGCTGACTTAATACGAGATGCTATGGGGGGAAGTGAAATAGAACCCAAAAAAAATGTTGATTTTGGTGAAGAGAATCAAGGACAGCATGATGAAATCCTAAAATATGTAACGAGAAATTATGGAAAAGTTACGCAAACGATCAGTGAAATTGTACCAGGTAGCAGAGTAGCAGTGAATCTTCATATTATTCCGGCATCAAAAGATCGAAAATATATAACGATTTTTACAACTGGAATGAGCGATTATCCAATGGATGAAGCAGAAGAGGCTAAAGAAACAGCTTACGCAGAGCTTCTAATAAAATTACCAGCAGATTGGCCATTAGAGCAGAAGAAAATGAAAGATGAGAATAATTATTGGCCATTAGGATGGTTAAGAAAAACAGCGCATATTCCTCATCTTTACGATGGCGTACTAGGAGAAGAAGTTATTTTACCAAACGGGGAACCACCAGAACCATTTGCTGCTAAAACGAAACTTTCTTGTATTATGGTATGTAAGCCTAAAGAAGAGAAGATGGAAAAGTTCATAACGTCGAAAGGGAAGATTATTAATTTTTATTTAATAATGCCAATATATGAAGAAGAAAGAAACATTGCGCTAACAGAAGGATATGAATATTTACTAGAAAAATTGAATCAGAATAGAATTGGTGATGTCCTAGACATAGCGAGAAAGAATGTTGGATTGAAGACAGA from Massilibacillus massiliensis carries:
- a CDS encoding contractile injection system protein, VgrG/Pvc8 family, whose translation is MEEKEKHPAFTHTDIQYLLPVPIISIASLEIVQNLNEHVKMKLTALAPDTLGIKDIEAVPENSKIEIQLPGRSTPYFAGVCTNIEMQVEGGLKTITLEALSWTYALDIVEYSRSYQQLGISYETLLADILKEYPETMYLVELEAGRQYDQFIVQYKETPWNLLKRIAAREGTILTPEYADGKHRPRFWLGLPQTIAEELPLNADQYIQKDNKTYLELAANQFPKVEEADFLIYQTTGYETMHLGQAVTYHEKDLIVIHIDSRLEKELLTHTFTLAPTENIVLKESGGNTRLKSCALPGTIIERSDVHVKIHLDIDEQQDKAIAKWFPYAADGDSFMYCMPHEGESINLYFRNEWEEEAIAISGARANGQSCQKTGDYNHRYFTNHERKEMYIAPDTLSFTADESAAVKIAVVMTDANGIDIVSAKDIVFSAENDLKIKGKTISIEAGAPGSQPAAGATPPGLYLNTGLASIILKEDITNIYGKPVKLEGTNKAPCPQPEEVEEDAEEGESGLTAEDWKDIGLAVVGCIPIVGSVVAVGEALSEAYDGNYVDAGISLAGVIPFAGTVGKVAKFAKKGKIAGKIAKALNVGKKLKKGFKGKKTRLPFGKMKTKGKRVQANTNKVTKDAAGKIADAKEKAKKFKFGKYLKSKIGGPPAGMKNPHAHHILFKEGLGKAQKKLVKEGQKILKKYDIDPIYGVENLVWAPNGVKGQHDIKALKNVVDKLKEADMLGGTKQHIVETLKELGNQAAKRGGT
- a CDS encoding suppressor of fused domain protein; this encodes MDMHTAKDILGAVEAGDCGKVSNLIGSNKEHFDFTTSVFGTWLHVAAKRGKLNMVKYLVELGMDVNKRGGISDSYAINQAITYGHIEIVRYLLSCGAKLDVGDPVRNPLFDAITDGHVEIAKFLIDSGIDIHVKYENGRDALAYAIERGENEIADLIRDAMGGSEIEPKKNVDFGEENQGQHDEILKYVTRNYGKVTQTISEIVPGSRVAVNLHIIPASKDRKYITIFTTGMSDYPMDEAEEAKETAYAELLIKLPADWPLEQKKMKDENNYWPLGWLRKTAHIPHLYDGVLGEEVILPNGEPPEPFAAKTKLSCIMVCKPKEEKMEKFITSKGKIINFYLIMPIYEEERNIALTEGYEYLLEKLNQNRIGDVLDIARKNVGLKTE